A window of the Candidatus Hydrogenedentota bacterium genome harbors these coding sequences:
- a CDS encoding S-adenosylmethionine:tRNA ribosyltransferase-isomerase translates to MQTAELDYELPESLIAQHPSPGRDTSRLLVLDRATGQIQEDVFRNLARYLRAGDCLVLNDTRVIRARLRGRKPSGGAVELFLLHEDEPGVWRALVRPSARVRPGTLIQLAGGLEASVGDVLSEGQRRVTFARADVLRLLERAGEVPLPPYIRRATPEAEDLERYQTIYARVAGAVAAPTAGLHFTPQVFAALSAAGVQRAHLTLHVGYGTFKPITAGELAAHTVDPEPFALPPETADALNNARARGGRIVA, encoded by the coding sequence ATGCAGACCGCCGAACTGGACTACGAACTCCCTGAGTCGCTCATCGCGCAGCATCCGAGTCCCGGCCGGGACACATCCCGCCTGCTGGTGTTGGACCGCGCTACGGGTCAAATCCAGGAAGACGTTTTTCGGAACCTGGCTCGGTATCTGCGCGCGGGGGATTGTCTGGTACTCAACGACACGCGGGTTATCCGGGCGCGCCTGCGCGGCCGCAAGCCCAGCGGGGGCGCGGTCGAGTTGTTCCTGCTGCACGAGGACGAGCCCGGCGTCTGGCGGGCGCTGGTGCGGCCTTCGGCACGGGTGCGGCCAGGCACACTCATCCAGCTTGCGGGCGGCTTGGAAGCCAGCGTGGGAGACGTGCTTTCCGAGGGCCAGCGCCGTGTCACGTTCGCGCGCGCGGACGTGCTGCGCCTGCTGGAACGGGCCGGCGAAGTGCCGTTGCCACCGTATATCCGTCGCGCCACGCCGGAAGCCGAAGACCTGGAACGATACCAAACAATCTATGCGAGAGTTGCCGGCGCGGTGGCCGCGCCGACGGCCGGACTGCATTTCACGCCGCAGGTGTTTGCCGCGCTGAGCGCGGCGGGCGTGCAGCGCGCGCACCTGACGCTGCACGTGGGTTACGGCACGTTCAAACCGATCACAGCCGGAGAACTCGCCGCGCACACCGTCGATCCGGAGCCCTTCGCGCTGCCGCCCGAGACGGCGGACGCCCTCAACAACGCGCGCGCCCGCGGCGGGCGCATCGTGGCC